One genomic segment of Burkholderia pyrrocinia includes these proteins:
- a CDS encoding H-NS family nucleoid-associated regulatory protein — MSSYKDLLAQREKLEKQIEEAKSREYAEVLNDVKQKIADYGFSLAELGLSRAKAGKVGRPRAGVAAKYRDPETGATWSGRGKPPRWIAGKNREQFAI, encoded by the coding sequence ATGTCTTCTTACAAGGACCTGCTGGCCCAGCGGGAGAAGCTGGAGAAGCAAATCGAAGAAGCGAAGTCGCGTGAATACGCTGAAGTGCTGAATGACGTGAAGCAGAAAATTGCCGACTACGGCTTTTCGCTCGCCGAACTCGGTCTCAGCCGCGCGAAGGCAGGTAAGGTTGGCCGTCCGCGCGCAGGCGTGGCCGCGAAATACCGCGATCCGGAAACGGGCGCGACGTGGTCGGGCCGCGGCAAGCCGCCGCGCTGGATCGCAGGCAAGAACCGCGAACAGTTCGCAATTTAA
- a CDS encoding HugZ family protein, whose amino-acid sequence MNIDPAFALHLLHRCALGTLATHARDPQGFPYPTVVPFAPDANHRPVILVSDLAEHTRNLAADPRAGFLVVDAPDGDVLNAERATLLGRFVPLGDDPHVTARYRRYEPDAARYLALGDFTFWALDIERLRYIGGFGRMGWVDGTHLDALPPLGFDQEQALWDAYDAGDARRDGLDLLGVDRHGADWRCDGRRVRTPFDAPPADAGALRERLLACARDVA is encoded by the coding sequence TTGAACATCGATCCCGCCTTCGCCCTGCATCTGCTGCACCGCTGCGCGCTCGGCACGCTTGCCACCCATGCGCGCGATCCGCAGGGCTTCCCGTATCCGACGGTCGTCCCGTTTGCACCCGATGCAAACCATCGGCCCGTGATCCTCGTAAGCGACCTCGCCGAGCACACGCGCAATCTCGCCGCCGATCCGCGCGCGGGTTTCCTCGTCGTCGACGCGCCCGACGGCGACGTGCTGAACGCCGAACGCGCGACGCTGCTCGGCCGGTTCGTGCCGCTCGGCGACGATCCGCACGTCACCGCGCGATACCGGCGCTACGAGCCGGATGCCGCGCGCTATCTCGCGCTCGGCGATTTCACGTTCTGGGCGCTCGATATCGAGCGGCTGCGCTATATCGGCGGCTTCGGGCGCATGGGCTGGGTCGACGGCACGCATCTCGATGCGCTGCCGCCGCTCGGGTTCGACCAGGAACAGGCGCTGTGGGACGCATACGATGCCGGCGATGCGCGCCGCGACGGGCTCGACTTGCTCGGCGTCGATCGCCACGGCGCCGACTGGCGATGCGACGGCCGCCGCGTGCGCACGCCGTTCGACGCGCCGCCGGCCGATGCCGGCGCGTTGCGCGAGCGGCTGCTCGCATGTGCGCGGGATGTGGCGTGA
- a CDS encoding cation diffusion facilitator family transporter, with amino-acid sequence MSTFSSDAQSAEKHAVARKSTFVSIVLNVVLATFQIVVGTIAHSQALIADGVHSISDLISDFVVLVANRHSGASPDADHNYGHSRYETVASLFLGAILIAVGIGMLWRAGDRLVNLENIPAVHFSALIVALTVLVSKEALFRYMLREARRVRSAMLVANAWHARSDAASSLVVAIGIVGSLAGVRLLDPIAAAIVGFMVARMGWTFGYDALQDLSDRALDTTDTAEIRALLAATPGVRDVHDLRTRKMGDAALVDAHILVDPKISVSEGHYIAETARARVLTDSRVLDALIHVDPENDAARRPALALPPRGEIAARLEAALAQRRLRAEAINLHYLSTGLEIDVTLASEPGDTDAALAGRLDVDALKREFGARRIGFTRAMPVQA; translated from the coding sequence ATGTCCACGTTTTCCAGCGACGCGCAAAGCGCAGAAAAGCACGCGGTTGCGCGCAAGAGCACGTTCGTCAGTATTGTGCTGAATGTCGTGCTTGCGACATTTCAGATCGTCGTCGGTACGATTGCGCATTCGCAGGCATTGATTGCCGACGGTGTGCATTCGATTTCCGATTTGATCTCGGATTTCGTCGTGCTGGTTGCGAATCGGCATAGCGGCGCATCGCCGGATGCCGACCACAATTACGGACACAGCCGCTACGAGACGGTCGCGTCGCTGTTTCTCGGCGCGATCCTGATTGCGGTCGGAATCGGCATGCTCTGGCGCGCCGGTGATCGTCTCGTTAATCTCGAAAACATCCCGGCCGTCCATTTTTCCGCGCTGATCGTCGCGCTGACGGTGCTCGTGTCGAAAGAAGCGCTGTTTCGCTACATGCTGCGCGAGGCGCGGCGCGTGCGCTCGGCGATGCTCGTCGCGAATGCATGGCATGCGCGCTCGGACGCCGCGTCGTCGCTCGTCGTCGCAATCGGCATCGTCGGCAGCCTGGCCGGCGTGCGGCTGCTCGACCCGATCGCGGCGGCGATCGTCGGCTTCATGGTCGCGCGGATGGGCTGGACGTTCGGCTATGACGCGCTGCAGGACCTCTCCGACCGCGCGCTCGACACGACCGACACGGCCGAGATTCGCGCGCTGCTCGCGGCGACGCCCGGCGTGCGCGACGTGCACGACTTGCGCACGCGCAAGATGGGCGATGCCGCGCTCGTTGACGCGCACATCCTCGTCGATCCGAAGATCTCCGTCTCCGAAGGGCATTACATCGCCGAGACCGCGCGCGCACGCGTGCTGACCGACTCGCGCGTGCTCGATGCGCTGATCCACGTCGACCCCGAGAACGACGCGGCGCGCCGTCCGGCGCTCGCGCTGCCGCCGCGCGGCGAGATCGCGGCACGGCTCGAGGCCGCGCTCGCGCAGCGCCGGCTGCGTGCGGAGGCGATCAACCTGCATTACCTGAGTACGGGGCTCGAGATCGACGTGACGCTCGCCAGCGAGCCGGGCGACACCGATGCGGCGCTGGCCGGCCGGCTCGACGTCGACGCGCTCAAGCGCGAGTTCGGCGCGCGCCGGATCGGCTTCACGCGCGCGATGCCCGTGCAGGCGTGA
- a CDS encoding exonuclease: MNQTAIQEIYVSTDVEADGPIPGPHSMLSFASAAYTEDKQLIATFSANLETLPGAQAHPVQEAWWKTEPDAWAACRRDLLAPEAALVAYVDWVEALPGKPVFVAMPAGFDFTFMFWYMMRFAGRCPFSWSALDIKTLAFAMTGLPYRKAIKPRFPKHWFDDHPHTHVALDDAIEQGALFCNMLADLRRQQAALAGLAVSDTDRSENAGAGQNPTDPRAN, from the coding sequence ATGAACCAGACCGCGATCCAGGAAATCTACGTCAGCACCGACGTCGAGGCCGACGGCCCGATTCCCGGCCCGCACTCGATGCTGAGCTTCGCATCGGCCGCCTATACCGAGGACAAGCAGTTGATCGCGACGTTCTCGGCGAACCTCGAGACGCTGCCCGGCGCGCAGGCGCATCCGGTGCAGGAAGCGTGGTGGAAGACGGAGCCCGACGCATGGGCCGCGTGCCGGCGCGACCTGCTGGCGCCCGAGGCGGCGCTGGTCGCGTACGTCGACTGGGTCGAGGCGCTGCCCGGCAAGCCCGTGTTCGTCGCGATGCCGGCCGGTTTCGACTTCACGTTCATGTTCTGGTACATGATGCGCTTCGCGGGACGCTGCCCGTTCTCGTGGTCGGCGCTCGACATCAAGACGCTCGCGTTCGCGATGACGGGGCTGCCGTACCGCAAGGCGATCAAGCCGCGCTTTCCGAAGCACTGGTTCGACGACCATCCGCACACGCACGTCGCGCTCGACGACGCGATCGAGCAGGGCGCGCTGTTCTGCAACATGCTCGCCGACCTGCGCCGGCAGCAGGCCGCGCTCGCGGGCCTCGCCGTGTCGGACACCGATCGGTCGGAAAACGCGGGGGCGGGACAAAACCCCACGGATCCACGAGCAAATTAG
- a CDS encoding MFS transporter, protein MSESSSPESSSPFAAPPDAHRVLSLPARQRARTASMALFFVAGMMYASWGVHVPTVRDKFALSPGLLSIALFAVAGGSIAAMLTIARWIARVGSRTACVAGGLVMSACAALILVVPDYWMLLGVLALFGFSMATLDVAMNAEASAVEIALGKPIMSSLHGMFSIGGMSGAAAGGALLSAGMAPAVHLALAAAVSAAVLVAASPAVLPHVPHHEHAHGGGNRWRSPALWMLGGIALVALIAEGAMYDWATVYMRDVVAASPALASAAYAAFSGGMAIARFAGDAVRARFGAPQLVFASASLACAGMIGALLLPYSAAVLTGFTLMGLGLANMMPVLFAAAARVKGIHAAEGLAHVAGLAYFGLLFGPVVIGAVAQAANLTIGLSVVALCAALVAAIAPRVLAHLKI, encoded by the coding sequence GTGTCCGAATCCTCCTCCCCCGAATCGTCGTCCCCGTTCGCCGCGCCGCCCGACGCGCATCGCGTGCTGTCGCTCCCGGCCCGCCAGCGTGCGCGCACGGCGTCAATGGCGCTGTTCTTCGTCGCCGGCATGATGTACGCGTCGTGGGGCGTGCACGTGCCGACCGTGCGCGACAAGTTCGCGCTGAGCCCCGGGCTGCTGTCGATCGCGCTGTTCGCGGTCGCCGGCGGCTCGATCGCCGCGATGCTGACCATCGCACGCTGGATCGCGCGCGTCGGTTCGCGCACCGCATGCGTCGCGGGCGGGCTCGTGATGTCCGCGTGCGCGGCGCTGATCCTCGTCGTGCCCGACTACTGGATGCTGCTCGGCGTCCTCGCGCTGTTCGGCTTCTCGATGGCGACGCTCGACGTCGCGATGAACGCCGAGGCCAGCGCGGTCGAGATCGCGCTCGGCAAACCGATCATGTCGTCGCTGCACGGGATGTTCAGCATCGGCGGGATGTCGGGCGCGGCGGCCGGCGGCGCGCTGCTGTCGGCCGGCATGGCGCCGGCCGTGCATCTCGCGCTCGCGGCGGCGGTGAGCGCCGCTGTGCTCGTGGCCGCGAGCCCGGCCGTGCTGCCGCATGTGCCGCACCACGAACACGCGCACGGCGGCGGCAACCGCTGGCGCTCGCCCGCGCTGTGGATGCTCGGCGGCATCGCGCTCGTCGCGCTGATCGCCGAAGGCGCGATGTACGACTGGGCGACGGTCTACATGCGCGACGTCGTCGCGGCGAGCCCCGCGCTCGCGAGCGCCGCGTATGCGGCGTTCTCGGGCGGGATGGCCATCGCACGCTTCGCGGGCGACGCCGTGCGTGCCCGCTTCGGCGCGCCGCAGCTCGTGTTCGCGAGTGCGTCGCTCGCGTGTGCGGGAATGATCGGCGCGCTGCTGCTGCCTTATTCGGCCGCCGTGCTGACCGGTTTCACGCTGATGGGCCTCGGCCTCGCGAACATGATGCCCGTGCTGTTCGCAGCCGCCGCGCGCGTGAAAGGCATCCACGCGGCTGAAGGGCTCGCGCATGTGGCCGGGCTTGCGTATTTCGGACTGCTGTTCGGTCCGGTCGTGATCGGCGCGGTCGCGCAGGCCGCGAACCTGACGATCGGACTGTCGGTCGTCGCACTGTGCGCGGCGCTCGTCGCGGCGATCGCGCCGAGGGTGCTCGCGCACCTGAAGATCTGA
- a CDS encoding septal ring lytic transglycosylase RlpA family protein — protein MNVRFPSRFGTIALFFALTGCAVPPSQTTGSANQKNAVDKTAAAAKADNDKQQLNFDSALASMPAADAKDAKKSSLAEAEPIDGKDVSDFRQTGRASWYGRDFHGRRTANGERFNMNALTAAHRTLPLSSYIKVTNASTGKWVVVKVNDRGPFKRGRVLDLSYAAAKVIGLVHAGTGRVKIEGLSPQEARDARDEMLASVSTK, from the coding sequence ATGAACGTACGATTTCCGAGTCGATTCGGGACCATTGCATTATTTTTTGCGTTGACGGGCTGCGCGGTGCCACCCAGCCAGACCACCGGAAGCGCGAACCAGAAGAACGCGGTCGACAAGACGGCCGCTGCCGCGAAGGCGGACAACGACAAGCAGCAACTGAATTTCGATTCCGCGCTGGCATCGATGCCGGCTGCCGACGCCAAGGACGCGAAGAAGTCGTCGCTGGCGGAGGCTGAGCCGATCGACGGCAAGGACGTGTCCGACTTCCGCCAGACCGGCCGGGCGTCGTGGTACGGGAGGGATTTCCACGGCCGCCGCACCGCGAACGGCGAGCGTTTCAACATGAACGCGCTCACCGCCGCGCACCGCACGCTGCCGTTGTCGTCGTACATCAAGGTGACGAACGCGTCGACCGGCAAGTGGGTCGTCGTGAAGGTCAACGATCGCGGGCCGTTCAAGCGCGGCCGTGTGCTCGACCTGTCGTATGCGGCCGCCAAAGTGATCGGCCTCGTGCACGCCGGCACGGGCCGCGTGAAGATCGAAGGGCTGTCGCCGCAGGAAGCGCGCGACGCACGCGACGAAATGCTCGCGTCGGTTTCGACGAAGTAA
- a CDS encoding MBL fold metallo-hydrolase, producing MKVTLIPVTPFQQNCSLLVCEKTGRAAVVDPGGDLDRIEQEVARQNVQVEKVLLTHGHIDHCAGAKTLATHYGVPIEGPQEEERFWIEKLPMQSERFGFPAAETFEPDHWLNDGDTVQFGDETLEVYHCPGHTPGHVVFFSRAHRVAIVGDVLFAGSIGRTDFPRGNHEDLVRSIKEKLWPLGDDVTFVPGHGPVSTFGDERRTNPFVSDKVYG from the coding sequence ATGAAAGTCACGCTCATTCCGGTCACGCCGTTCCAGCAGAACTGCTCGCTGCTCGTCTGCGAGAAGACGGGCCGCGCCGCCGTCGTCGATCCGGGCGGCGACCTCGACCGGATCGAACAGGAAGTCGCGCGGCAGAACGTGCAGGTCGAGAAGGTGCTGCTCACGCACGGGCACATCGATCACTGCGCGGGCGCGAAGACGCTCGCGACGCACTACGGCGTGCCGATCGAGGGGCCGCAGGAAGAGGAGCGCTTCTGGATCGAGAAGCTGCCGATGCAGAGCGAGCGCTTCGGCTTCCCGGCCGCCGAAACCTTCGAGCCCGACCACTGGCTGAACGACGGCGACACCGTGCAGTTCGGCGACGAGACGCTCGAGGTCTATCACTGCCCGGGCCACACGCCGGGCCACGTCGTGTTCTTCAGCCGCGCGCATCGCGTCGCGATCGTCGGCGACGTGCTGTTCGCCGGCTCCATCGGCCGTACCGATTTCCCGCGCGGCAATCATGAGGATCTCGTGCGTTCGATCAAGGAAAAGCTGTGGCCGCTCGGCGACGACGTCACGTTCGTGCCGGGCCACGGCCCGGTGTCGACGTTCGGCGACGAGCGCCGCACGAACCCGTTCGTGTCCGACAAGGTGTACGGATGA
- a CDS encoding Lrp/AsnC family transcriptional regulator: MEAQVTLDSFSQKILRLLQLDARRSVQEISDQVGLSSTPCWRRIKDMEQSGVIQRYTALLDREKLGLHVCALAHVHLTRHNEGGVEQFEREIATCPEVTECYSTTGEADYILKIVAPDIKAYDVFLHERIFKIPAVSQVRTSVVLREIKFDTQLPL; this comes from the coding sequence ATGGAGGCGCAGGTGACGCTCGATTCCTTTTCGCAAAAAATCCTTCGCCTGTTGCAGCTCGACGCGCGCCGCTCCGTGCAGGAAATCTCCGACCAGGTCGGCCTGTCGAGCACGCCGTGCTGGCGCCGCATCAAGGACATGGAACAGTCGGGCGTGATCCAGCGCTACACGGCGCTGCTCGATCGCGAGAAACTCGGCCTGCACGTCTGCGCGCTCGCGCACGTGCACCTGACCCGCCACAACGAAGGCGGCGTCGAGCAGTTCGAGCGCGAAATCGCGACCTGCCCGGAAGTCACCGAGTGCTACAGCACGACCGGCGAAGCCGATTACATCCTCAAGATCGTCGCGCCCGACATCAAGGCCTACGACGTGTTCCTGCACGAACGCATCTTCAAGATCCCGGCCGTGTCGCAGGTGCGCACGAGCGTCGTGCTGCGCGAAATCAAGTTCGACACGCAACTGCCGCTGTAA
- a CDS encoding branched-chain amino acid ABC transporter substrate-binding protein, with product MNIKMQKLLPITAAAMLCVAAASNAAADQVVKIGHVAPLTGGIAHLGKDNENGARLAVEEINAKGLTVGGQKITLQLDPQDDAADPRQATQVAQKLVDDKVVAVIGHLNSGTSIPASKIYSDAGIVQISPSATNPAYTLQGFKTTYRVVATDAQQGPALANYAHSKGIKSVAVVDDSTAYGQGLANEFEKKAKALGLKVVSHDATNDKAVDFRAILTKIKGENPDAIMYGGMDATGGPFAKQAKQLGVRAKIFAGDGVCTEKLADLAGDATDNVVCSEAGASLEKMPGGSAFKAKFEKRFGQPIQIYAPFTYDAVYIVVDAMKRSNSTDPAKILAAMPATNYTGVIGTTTFDSKGDLQHGVISLYNYKGGKKTLLDEVKM from the coding sequence ATGAATATCAAAATGCAGAAGCTGTTGCCGATCACCGCTGCGGCGATGCTGTGCGTTGCTGCTGCAAGCAACGCGGCCGCCGATCAAGTCGTCAAGATCGGCCACGTCGCGCCCTTGACGGGCGGCATTGCACACTTGGGCAAGGACAACGAAAACGGCGCGCGTCTCGCCGTCGAGGAGATCAACGCCAAGGGTCTCACGGTCGGCGGCCAGAAGATCACGCTGCAACTCGACCCGCAGGATGACGCGGCCGACCCGCGGCAGGCCACGCAAGTGGCGCAGAAGCTCGTCGACGACAAGGTCGTCGCGGTGATCGGTCACCTGAACTCGGGCACGTCGATCCCGGCGTCGAAGATCTACAGCGATGCGGGCATCGTGCAGATCTCGCCGTCGGCGACCAACCCGGCCTACACGCTGCAAGGCTTCAAGACGACGTACCGCGTCGTCGCGACCGATGCGCAGCAGGGCCCGGCGCTCGCGAACTACGCGCATTCGAAGGGCATCAAGAGCGTCGCGGTGGTCGACGATTCGACCGCGTACGGCCAGGGTCTCGCGAACGAGTTCGAGAAGAAGGCGAAGGCGCTCGGCCTGAAGGTGGTGTCGCACGACGCGACCAACGACAAGGCGGTCGACTTCCGCGCGATTCTGACCAAGATCAAGGGTGAGAACCCCGACGCGATCATGTACGGCGGCATGGACGCCACCGGCGGCCCGTTCGCGAAGCAGGCGAAGCAGCTTGGCGTGCGCGCGAAGATCTTCGCGGGCGACGGCGTGTGCACGGAAAAGCTGGCCGACCTGGCCGGCGACGCGACCGACAACGTCGTGTGCTCGGAAGCGGGCGCTTCGCTCGAGAAGATGCCGGGCGGCAGCGCGTTCAAGGCGAAGTTCGAGAAGCGCTTCGGCCAGCCGATCCAGATCTACGCACCGTTCACGTACGACGCCGTGTACATCGTCGTCGACGCGATGAAGCGTTCGAACTCGACGGATCCCGCGAAGATCCTCGCGGCGATGCCGGCGACGAACTACACGGGCGTGATCGGCACGACGACCTTCGATTCGAAGGGCGATCTGCAGCACGGCGTGATCTCGCTGTACAACTACAAGGGCGGCAAGAAGACGCTGCTCGACGAAGTGAAGATGTAA